The Musa acuminata AAA Group cultivar baxijiao chromosome BXJ1-8, Cavendish_Baxijiao_AAA, whole genome shotgun sequence genomic sequence GTAGAGTTTCATATTGGAAAGACGTGAGGACACGTAACGGAACAAAATAATGAGAATAATCCTACGTTGACATTTCTAATATTCGAGATTATCCATGCATCGAATTAATTACTGTGGACATCATATAAGTGCATTTCTAGTTGGAGAAATTTAAATCTCTCCCTCTGTTCATATTTACCCCTCTAAATATTATGTTATATAGGATATCTAACATCCTCATTTTCATGATTAATGAGCTCTGCTTATGGACTCCCAATCGAGTGCGGACTGTCAGACTTTAAACTCTTGAGAACTAATAACTTGAAACGCGGAATGCATTATAATAAGTTCACCAAAGAGTAAAAGGTTGAAGAGTGCAACGCATTCATTCAAACCAGAGTAGGATAACTGCACATCACTCATAACTCTAAGCAGCTACTCTGCCTCTTCACCAGACTACCCGAGAAGTAATCCCTCGCCACCACCTTAGGAGACCTCTCCAGCTTCCCCACAGCCCACCTTCCACCATCACCGGCCGCCACCTCAATTGCCGACGCCTTCTTCCTCGGGCTGGTCTTCTCCGGCCTCTGCTTCGGTGCGCTCTGCGCCCTCGCCTTCGCCACGAACGACGTCGTGCTTGCCATATAGTTTGGGAGGTCGGAGGGGCTCGGAGTTCCCGGGGTGAAGCGAGGAGTACTTTGTGTTGTCATGGAGTAGGGCGACTTGTCGGGGTTTCGGCAGACATGGTAGTCTTCGGAGCTCCGGCAGGTGGGGATGGAGAGGCGTCGCGGAACCTGGTATAGAAGCGGAGAGGAGATCGGCACCGCTGGTTCTTCAAGCGCGTTGAAGTTGGAAGGGGATGTTCTCCGGAATGACCTGGATTTGGTCTTCGGACTCCTGTCGAATCCATCGCTCTGTTTTGATCCCTTATGCTTGCAACTGGCGTCCCTGGCATTAAGCCTTTCCTGcacaagaagacgaagaagaagaagaagaagaagaagaagaagaagaataataagaaGAGAATCTTGAATCAGTGCGGGTGGTTGTTGATGGAAGATGAAACGATAAGGCTTCCGAGGAGTCGAATCATACGAAGGATCTCCGACGGCAGAACTGTGCGTTGAATCGTCGGCCTTGCTGGGGCAGAACACGAGGTTCTCCCGGCCTGGCGACCGACTGGGCTCGCATCAGAGCTTGCAATCCGCGGAGGGTTGCGGCTGCTTGCTTCCTCACAAGTTGACCTCTGACAAGAGCCTGCAGCTTGACCAGAGCTTTGAGAGCTCGAAGAGCTTTCTTCGCCTGTTAAATGGCCAAGAAGATCCATAGTAACTTGCTAATGCAAAGCCAGAAAACCGAGAGATGCCATACAAGTTGAACGGGAGGGACACGTAAGAATGGGATCTTTTCACGAAGTATGATGGATTCAGCCTCACCAAGTAGCACCTGAAGGCCGTCTGAATCTTAACAGCCGCCCGCCACTCGTGCCTGCCATTTGTGGTCGTTCTTCCTCTCCCTAGACTCTTCAGCCGCACCATCGCGACCTGAGCTGCCGTCACCGCCGCATTGGCTGCGGCCGCGGTGGCTACCGCCACGGCCATGGCACGCTTGCCATCCACCTCGCCGTCGTCGTAGAAGGACCTCAACCACGCCGTCTCCAGTGCCGACGCCGGACTACGAGCCACGCTCCCGTCAGAAGGCTGCCGTGGCTCCGCGAAGCTCCACCTCTTCTTGTCTCTCGTTGGGTAGCCATCGGAACCGGCATCCTCCTTTTGAACCTTGGCGTCCTTCTTCCTTCCCAGGAGGCTCCTCAGCCACCTCGTTGCCCGGCCCATTGCCGGGGGTCTCCTACAGGGACGGGAGGGGAAGCAGTGAATCAAAAGATGAGAAGCATCGAGGTGGTGAACAGCTAAAAAGTGTGAGAGGATAACAGAGGTATTTAAAGAGGATATAGAAGCGGGAGAAGGAAGGGAGTCATCAGCTCAGCGCAAGAATCAAAATAATTGAAGAAAGATGGCAGGCAAAAATGCGTGACTGTTCCACTTAGAACAGTAAAAGCCGCGTCACACTGTGAGCTTCTCGTGTCCCCCAATATTCTCCACTTACTCGGATAAATCATCAGCAGAAAAGAcaagacacagagagagagaagatgaatccccctcctcctcctcctcaagctTGTTAAGGTATTCTTTTCtcgttctttctctctctctctcttacctcTGTCATCCTTTCTCACAGTAGCCTTTATCATTGACGACGCCCGGCTACAAAAACAACACTCTGTTCCGCTAGAAAACATGACGCAGTGCAAGGGCAGTATGAAACACACCTCAAAGACCGGAAAAAATCGGATCTTTCCCCTCTTCTTAGCAGGCAAAAGCTTCATAAAATGACAGAAATCAGAGACAGCAAGAAATAAAATCGAGCTCAATGCTTACAACAATGTCCTAGCTTTAGGCAGCCTAGCTACCGGACTAACTCTTCGTACGAtctcctcccctctctctctctcttctttctggcGTTATCTCCTCGGGAAAGATACATACACAGCATATGACTTCTTCCACCCGCTTCCAATCTCGTGAGCTGCTCCTACTCGTAGAACCGAAGCCAAAAGGAGCTACGCACTGCTACGGCGGAGGCGGTAGAGGAAAGGAAAAGGAGAGATCCTGGGTTTGGTGAACCGCATCTTGCTCTGTTCGGCGTCACGGCCGTCTTCCCCGCAGGGGATCTCTCTGTGTCTCTTTCTGAGACCACAACAGGGTTCTCAGAGATAGATCTGCGCAAGGGGAGGACAGCAGTAATGGCCTCAAGGTGGGGTAGATTTTGACTCTTTGCAAGGTGAGGTAGGCCGCAAGTTCCCACCTCGCCTCTGCGGCAGCGACGACGTGATGATGTGCTCGCTGGCGGATTGAGATTTCAAGGAAACATTTTCTATTGCTACAAATGGATCGTGTAGCTTTGGACATCGCGATGACGAGGAAGTAACGTGGTGAGCACCAAAAAGAGCAGCGAGAAATCCAAGACTCGGGGTAGGACTTTAGCCTCTTGCGGGAGAATCTTAGCATAGACTTTGTCTCTTACGTCGCCTGTTCGTGCATAAAGAAACAGCAGTCTCTCAGCACAATGTATTAGATTAATGGTTGTGTACAGATGAAGACTTTATGATGTTGATCCACCAATCTCTCTTGTATAGCATGACTATGACTTTATGATGCGATCACAATGATCTCATTTGGCTTCACTAATTACACCCCCAAAGAAAACTTACTTTGAGGCTGTAAAAAGCTTGTAGACATGTCAGGAACAAGGGATCCAATGGATGGATTCTTGAGAATAAATTATATATGATGTCTCAGTTGAGGATGATTACTCACTGAAAAAGGAGCTTATCATTGATGGTGTTTTGGCTCTTGTGCCAGAAACCCAAGCAGATTACTTTAAATGGTGAAATGATGGGCAGTGATGACACTATTCAAAGAGCCTGAGGTGTTGTAGGCAGAGTCTAGTGagcccttcttttctttttcttgtaaacAAGTGTTTGAGAAAGGTTTTGTTTGATACACTAAGATTGCAATCAGTAGACAAACAAAAGCACATTTGGATGTTATTATCACTAGTCAAAAGATATGGCATACAAAGCTAGAGGAATGGCACACTTAGGTTAGCCATCTCCAGACAAaacaaaagcatatttatttaGGTTCTATTGTGAGTGTCCAAGAGACGAAGCGAAAAGATATGGGCAAAAGGATAGAGGCATGGCACGCTGGAGTAGCTATGCCGAGTGTTTTTGAGTTATGTATTGTTTATAGTTGCTCGAAGCTGAAGGAAATGGGCAAATGGGTAGAGGAATGGCACCCCATTTGGTAGCTCCTGCAAGTGTTTTGAGTGGGAGAGTGGCAAACCAGAGAGAGTACCCATTGCTTGGGATTGGGCAGTGGCGTTTGGGGATTCTGAACCTGGAGATCTGCAAACCAATCGTGACCAGTGACACAACCCCATTTTTTGAGTTCTTGGTTCTGCGGTTCGAACAGGAATTACAACAAACACCTGCCTGCCTCGCCATTCCATTTCAGTGGTTGGCCACTGTCATCACACTGTAGTAGGAATTACTACTGTTCTTCACCGCGCTTGCATTTGGTGCTCTGTTCCGATCATCTTCTTCGGGCTTACCATCGTTGAATTTTACAATTGATGAtgttttggactaattatctgataattaattatttttaatattctgatccttataattttaaaaattatattaagatattttatgtttatgaaattaatatatttaattttatttttttcatatcgACGATTCTATTTGTGAAAATATTGTATATGGATAAATCAAAGACAGAGTTAGCATATGCTTAGTGATAAATCTTATCATATTTTTATCACCAAAAGcgagaaataaattaaatataaatatcataacTAATTATAATTAAGGTATGACGTTTTTATTCCAATTCTTCTCTTTACATATAATCAATATGTGAtagtataattaatatatatataataaactttgattaataaatgatatatatatatatatattaattcaatataaaatattttactagtgacattgtaaaaataaataaatgttaaaatttttaatataaaatattaaaagaatGATTCGAGATaattctcaatatatatataaaatgttaAAAGAGGCATGTTGGGGTCACTTCAACTCATTTTGAATTTTTAGGAAGCTTTTTCTATGCGTGACTTCACTTAATGGTAAAAGGATACAATTAGATGCTTCATCGCTTGGGGAGATGAAATGATGCCCAAACGATGGAAGTTGATGAGACAAGATAGGAACCCACAGACGTACGCGTCTCTCTCTCACCGCAATGCGTGCTGTTGTCGAATGGCTTTATTTCAGAGCATAAAGTCAAATGCTTTGGATTGTGATCGCCTATGATTTATTCCTCGATTTGGATTCCAAAATGTGACATCATCATCAtatgaatataaaaatgataACGATCACGAGTTCCAAAATATTAAGTTGTTTTAataaatgaaatatgtttttttattTGATAAGCCAAATTGACATGATAAGATTACATACATCGTAACCCATCAATGAATCTATCTTGCACTTGCGGAGGATATGTAGGGGAACTCCGTTTAGGAGGAAGGTTATAATAAATGGTTTTCTTGAAATCATCCGTTTGATTCCTACTGTTTTTGTGGAGAACTTGTTTTCTTCAAGTCAAATTTTACGATTCAAAATGATCGTTGACTTTTCCCTCGAGCTCATCTCGTTTGGATTCAAGTCAAAGTCAATTAATAATGTCAATCATATCTAATTTGCAACATTGGAGATTGAAAATTCGACCCAGAAAATTACCAATCCAGTCAATTTGTTGAccgttgaatatatatatatatatatatatatatatatataatatgtaatatATGTAACTTGCATCAAAATGCACTGTctctcttaataataataataataataataataataataataataataatacgccATTAGTGTTTCTTAAATGGCGGCTTTCCCTCTTCCGGCTAAATAAATACCAAAATCCTTGCGACGTACCGCATCGGCCTGCAAGATCTTACCGTTGCCCAACTCGTCGATCCCGACCAGGTGGGGAGGAGCTGCCGATCTGTCCAAAATCCCGACTTGTTCTTGTGAGCTTGATCGATTTGGACATCCGAGGGAGGGATTTTTGGAAGACGGGGCTCGGAACCCTAGGTTCTTGGATCGATCGGGAAAGGATTGGGTCGCGGTCTTCTCGTCGGAGCTGCTTGGGTCGGTGCTAGGTGTCGGGGAAATGGGGAAGGTGGGAGTGACGACGGCTGTTGTgtgcgcggcggcggcggcgtgtgCCGTGACGGCGCTTGTCGTGCGTAACCGGATGCGGAGCTCCGGAAAGTGGGCGCCGGTCGCTGCGGTGGTGAAGGAGCTCGAGGAGCGGTGCGCGACGCCCATCGGGAAGCTGCGGCAGGTGGCCGACGCGATGACGGTGGAGATGCACGCTGGGCTCGCCTCCGAGGGTGGGAGCAAGCTCAAGATGCTGATCAGCTACGTTGACAACCTCCCGACTGGGTATGGGCCGTCTTTCCTTTGGGCAAAGGACAAAAAAAGCCTCTTTGATGTTATTGCGTATTTGTTGATCCGAGATCAGTTGCGTCGCCTTGAAATATTGGCATGATATTTGGTCAAAGATTTTTCTTCGCCTTAATTTaactatatataattattttttcccTTGGTGTGGGGGCGGTGTTCCTTATTCTATTATGTTTATTAATAGAT encodes the following:
- the LOC103996099 gene encoding protein IQ-DOMAIN 25 is translated as MGRATRWLRSLLGRKKDAKVQKEDAGSDGYPTRDKKRWSFAEPRQPSDGSVARSPASALETAWLRSFYDDGEVDGKRAMAVAVATAAAANAAVTAAQVAMVRLKSLGRGRTTTNGRHEWRAAVKIQTAFRCYLAKKALRALKALVKLQALVRGQLVRKQAAATLRGLQALMRAQSVARPGEPRVLPQQGRRFNAQFCRRRSFERLNARDASCKHKGSKQSDGFDRSPKTKSRSFRRTSPSNFNALEEPAVPISSPLLYQVPRRLSIPTCRSSEDYHVCRNPDKSPYSMTTQSTPRFTPGTPSPSDLPNYMASTTSFVAKARAQSAPKQRPEKTSPRKKASAIEVAAGDGGRWAVGKLERSPKVVARDYFSGSLVKRQSSCLEL